The Tubulanus polymorphus chromosome 1, tnTubPoly1.2, whole genome shotgun sequence genome contains a region encoding:
- the LOC141912029 gene encoding beta-alanyl-bioamine nonribosomal peptide synthetase ebony-like isoform X2 has translation MVNKQVYTPFMWGGQLRDTLSPTKSFPFTLYIHAKLFRHFKHFSVEKRSRRPRLAPNNIKGALCSISMLKGTAREWKGPSLVAEIFEDTCQKHLDDVACYDDVTTGTGQLLVSGLNVADGYVDKENITKNCLPNHLNDERGHEYLYLTGDLARVVDNMVVYEGRTDSQVKIRGHRVNMAEVERVVSSCRGVEKVVVLLCTLGDGNEVIVAFYTTADGVSEDDINEACKKSLPGYMLPEIMLIPEFPLQAATGKIDRVELKHIYSSAKNPKCENFEFLDKTTDDIMTAVTEVLGIPKSKLNVDVNFFDVGGSSINAISVLVKIKSMVYSADVASFISASTINDFVKSLKSAYQVESPGQENTTDYVIVPLTEVIEKKEEIIKNLADTFLKKEAVVRAMGIRFAELEIFLLSFWDHFLRSGASCVCLDGKGSVIGVSAVITGESPSDIQSDGINTILNYLEYVESHSADRITDNFADSLMVMASPDLSAQEKIQVMYRLEQTSIQMAEKKGYDGMITCNTSQLTADLAHGYLGYETVGRFTIRDYVSCDEMQPFASAPKDAVLVLQIKLFNRSELVSQH, from the exons ATGGTCAACAAACAGGTGTATACACCTTTTATGTGGGGAGGTCAATTGCGGGACACACTATCGCCAACTAAGTCGTTTCCTTTTACACTGTATATACATGCTAAACTCTTTAGacattttaaacattttagcGTTGAGAAACGAAGTCGAAGGCCTAGGCTAGCTCCGAACAACA ttaaagGTGCACTCTGCTCAATCAGTATGCTGAAGGGTACAGCAAGAGAATGGAAGGGTCCAAGCCTCGTGGCCGAAATCTTTGAAGATACATGTCAGAAGCATCTAGACGACGTAGCTTGTTACGATGATG TGACAACTGGAACTGGACAATTACTCGTCAGTGGGCTTAACGTAGCAGATGGCTACGTGGATAAGGAAAACATTACAAAAAACTGTCTTCCCAACCACCTTAATGACGAGAGAGGACACGAATACCTGTATCTAACTGGTGACTTAGCACGAGTCGTTGACAATATGGTGGTATATGAAGGTCGTACTGATTCGCAGGTCAAAATCCGGGGCCATAGAGTTAACATGGCTGAGGTTGAGCGGGTTGTTTCAAGTTGCAGGGGTGTAGAAAAAGTTGTCGTTCTATTGTGCACACTGGGTGATGGAAATGAGGTCATCGTCGCGTTCTATACCACGGCCGATGGAGTGAGTGAAGACGACATTAACGAGGCCTGCAAGAAATCACTTCCTGGTTACATGTTACCAGAAATTATGCTTATTCCAGAATTTCCGCTTCAGGCAGCGACGGGAAAAATTGATCGGGTTGAACTTAAACATATCTATTCTTCAGCCAAAAACccgaaatgtgaaaatttcgAATTTTTGGACAAAACGACTGATGATATCATGACCGCAGTCACCGAAGTGCTCGGAATCCCGAAGTCTAAACTGAACGTAGATGTCAATTTCTTCGACGTAGGGGGCAGTTCGATAAATGCGATTAGCGTTTTagtcaaaatcaaatccatGGTCTACTCTGCCGATGTTGCTTCCTTCATATCTGCCTCGACTATAAACGATTTCGTGAAATCCCTGAAATCGGCGTATCAAGTGGAGTCACCAGGTCAAGAAAACACCACCGATTACGTTATTGTTCCATTAACTgaagtgattgaaaaaaaagaagaaatcatcaaaaatctagCGGATACATTCTTGAAGAAAGAAGCTGTAGTAAGGGCAATGGGGATAAGATTTGccgaattagaaatatttcttttatcTTTTTGGGACCATTTCCTTAGATCTGGAGCTTCGTGTGTTTGTCTGGATGGCAAGGGTAGCGTGATCGGCGTATCAGCAGTAATAACAGGAGAAAGTCCATCAGATATACAGTCGGATGGCATAAACACGATACTCAATTATCTGGAATATGTTGAGAGCCATAGCGCCGATCGCATTACTGATAATTTCGCCGATTCGTTAATGGTCATGGCATCACCTGATTTGTCCGCCCAAGAGAAGATACAAGTGATGTATCGTTTGGAACAAACGTCTATACAAATGGCGGAAAAGAAGGGGTACGATGGAATGATTACATGTAATACCAGTCAGTTAACAGCC GATCTAGCACATGGGTACCTCGGATACGAAACTGTTGGACGTTTTACGATCAGAGATTACGTGTCATGCGACGAAATGCAGCCTTTTGCATCTGCTCCTAAAGACGCTGTTTTAGTCCTACaaataaaattgtttaatCGGAGTGAATTAGTTTCACAGCATTAG
- the LOC141912029 gene encoding beta-alanyl-bioamine nonribosomal peptide synthetase ebony-like isoform X1: MVNKQVYTPFMWGGQLRDTLSPTKSFPFTLYIHAKLFRHFKHFSVEKRSRRPRLAPNNIKGALCSISMLKGTAREWKGPSLVAEIFEDTCQKHLDDVACYDDGKSVRYRELNEASDKIARALLQQLNYFDHISSNQDKLKCVGIFMEPTYDRLVTIIALLKLNIPYVPLDPVIPFKRLKLILRETNPMCIVSSAALFDQLMTVEMLVEGHDIFKYSHLYSISNYLDRKNIPFEKRFSSGISDPLFCILYTSGSTGTPKGVCLRHSNVINRLNWQWNEVPFKTDDVGCAKTSLLFVDSITEMFGSLLKGVPIVIVPKSVIQNPEKFISVLQKYRVTHLILVPSLLRAIFTVIKMNNSSDQLSALRYVVSSGEALPVELARQFFDVFPTDVTLANYYGSTEITGDVTFQRMKCLYDVVKSTVDDRLSIGRPVDNCNIYVVDDNLTVTTGTGQLLVSGLNVADGYVDKENITKNCLPNHLNDERGHEYLYLTGDLARVVDNMVVYEGRTDSQVKIRGHRVNMAEVERVVSSCRGVEKVVVLLCTLGDGNEVIVAFYTTADGVSEDDINEACKKSLPGYMLPEIMLIPEFPLQAATGKIDRVELKHIYSSAKNPKCENFEFLDKTTDDIMTAVTEVLGIPKSKLNVDVNFFDVGGSSINAISVLVKIKSMVYSADVASFISASTINDFVKSLKSAYQVESPGQENTTDYVIVPLTEVIEKKEEIIKNLADTFLKKEAVVRAMGIRFAELEIFLLSFWDHFLRSGASCVCLDGKGSVIGVSAVITGESPSDIQSDGINTILNYLEYVESHSADRITDNFADSLMVMASPDLSAQEKIQVMYRLEQTSIQMAEKKGYDGMITCNTSQLTADLAHGYLGYETVGRFTIRDYVSCDEMQPFASAPKDAVLVLQIKLFNRSELVSQH, encoded by the exons ATGGTCAACAAACAGGTGTATACACCTTTTATGTGGGGAGGTCAATTGCGGGACACACTATCGCCAACTAAGTCGTTTCCTTTTACACTGTATATACATGCTAAACTCTTTAGacattttaaacattttagcGTTGAGAAACGAAGTCGAAGGCCTAGGCTAGCTCCGAACAACA ttaaagGTGCACTCTGCTCAATCAGTATGCTGAAGGGTACAGCAAGAGAATGGAAGGGTCCAAGCCTCGTGGCCGAAATCTTTGAAGATACATGTCAGAAGCATCTAGACGACGTAGCTTGTTACGATGATGGTAAATCAGTTAGGTATAGGGAACTGAATGAAGCGTCAGATAAAATAGCCCGTGCGTTGTTGCAGCAACTCAATTACTTTGATCACATATCTTCCAATCAGGACAAGTTGAAATGCGTTGGGATTTTCATGGAGCCTACCTACGATCGACTGGTTACGATCATAGCACTTCTAAAATTAAACATCCCCTATGTGCCATTAGATCCGGTAATCCCTTTTAAGAGGTTGAAGTTGATTCTGAGAGAAACAAATCCGATGTGCATCGTTTCTTCGGCCGCGCTCTTCGATCAGCTAATGACGGTCGAGATGTTAGTCGAAGGTcatgacattttcaaatacagcCATCTATACagtattagtaattatctcgaTCGGAAAAATATTCCTTTTGAGAAACGGTTTTCATCAGGGATATCGGATCCGCTATTCTGCATCCTGTATACCTCGGGAAGCACTGGCACGCCGAAAGGTGTCTGTCTACGCCACAGTAACGTTATCAATCGCCTTAACTGGCAATGGAATGAAGTACCTTTCAAAACTGATGATGTTGGATGCGCTAAGACCTCACTCCTTTTCGTCGATTCGATCACTGAAATGTTCGGAAGTCTCCTGAAAGGTGTTCCTATCGTGATCGTACCGAAATCAGTCATTCAAAATCCAGAAAAATTCATCTCTGTTCTCCAAAAATATCGAGTAACGCACCTTATTCTGGTGCCTTCTCTGCTCAGAGCGATTTTTACCGTGATTAAAATGAATAACTCGTCTGATCAGTTATCTGCTCTACGTTACGTAGTTTCCAGCGGTGAAGCCCTGCCTGTTGAACTTGCCCGCCAGTTCTTTGATGTTTTTCCAACTGACGTAACTCTAGCGAATTATTACGGTAGTACTGAGATAACTGGAGACGTCACATTTCAACGGATGAAATGTCTATATGACGTCGTAAAGTCAACTGTTGATGATAGGCTTTCTATTGGACGACCGGTAGACAATTGTAACATTTATGTTGTCGACGATAATCTTACAGTGACAACTGGAACTGGACAATTACTCGTCAGTGGGCTTAACGTAGCAGATGGCTACGTGGATAAGGAAAACATTACAAAAAACTGTCTTCCCAACCACCTTAATGACGAGAGAGGACACGAATACCTGTATCTAACTGGTGACTTAGCACGAGTCGTTGACAATATGGTGGTATATGAAGGTCGTACTGATTCGCAGGTCAAAATCCGGGGCCATAGAGTTAACATGGCTGAGGTTGAGCGGGTTGTTTCAAGTTGCAGGGGTGTAGAAAAAGTTGTCGTTCTATTGTGCACACTGGGTGATGGAAATGAGGTCATCGTCGCGTTCTATACCACGGCCGATGGAGTGAGTGAAGACGACATTAACGAGGCCTGCAAGAAATCACTTCCTGGTTACATGTTACCAGAAATTATGCTTATTCCAGAATTTCCGCTTCAGGCAGCGACGGGAAAAATTGATCGGGTTGAACTTAAACATATCTATTCTTCAGCCAAAAACccgaaatgtgaaaatttcgAATTTTTGGACAAAACGACTGATGATATCATGACCGCAGTCACCGAAGTGCTCGGAATCCCGAAGTCTAAACTGAACGTAGATGTCAATTTCTTCGACGTAGGGGGCAGTTCGATAAATGCGATTAGCGTTTTagtcaaaatcaaatccatGGTCTACTCTGCCGATGTTGCTTCCTTCATATCTGCCTCGACTATAAACGATTTCGTGAAATCCCTGAAATCGGCGTATCAAGTGGAGTCACCAGGTCAAGAAAACACCACCGATTACGTTATTGTTCCATTAACTgaagtgattgaaaaaaaagaagaaatcatcaaaaatctagCGGATACATTCTTGAAGAAAGAAGCTGTAGTAAGGGCAATGGGGATAAGATTTGccgaattagaaatatttcttttatcTTTTTGGGACCATTTCCTTAGATCTGGAGCTTCGTGTGTTTGTCTGGATGGCAAGGGTAGCGTGATCGGCGTATCAGCAGTAATAACAGGAGAAAGTCCATCAGATATACAGTCGGATGGCATAAACACGATACTCAATTATCTGGAATATGTTGAGAGCCATAGCGCCGATCGCATTACTGATAATTTCGCCGATTCGTTAATGGTCATGGCATCACCTGATTTGTCCGCCCAAGAGAAGATACAAGTGATGTATCGTTTGGAACAAACGTCTATACAAATGGCGGAAAAGAAGGGGTACGATGGAATGATTACATGTAATACCAGTCAGTTAACAGCC GATCTAGCACATGGGTACCTCGGATACGAAACTGTTGGACGTTTTACGATCAGAGATTACGTGTCATGCGACGAAATGCAGCCTTTTGCATCTGCTCCTAAAGACGCTGTTTTAGTCCTACaaataaaattgtttaatCGGAGTGAATTAGTTTCACAGCATTAG